A section of the Salmo trutta chromosome 4, fSalTru1.1, whole genome shotgun sequence genome encodes:
- the LOC115192711 gene encoding troponin I, fast skeletal muscle — MADKKGNVSSSRKHTLKSCMLALAKDWLEAEALEKVKERERYMEENCPPLEMSHSKDDLMELCKKMYDKINVIDEERYNLEYKVIMVCNEVLDLNIKIVDLRGKFKKPALKKVRMSADAMLQALLGSKHKVTMDLRSNLKQVKKDEKKEDKELRDVGDWRKNIDDKAGMDGRKKMFQGDN; from the exons ATGGCTGA CAAGAAAGGCAACGTGTCCTCAAGCCGTAAGCACACTCTGAAG AGTTGTATGCTGGCACTTGCTAAGGATTGGCTTGAAGCTGAAGCATTAGAGAAagttaaagagagggagagatacatgGAAGAGAACTGCCCTCCTCTGGAGATGTCCCACTCCAAGGATGATTTGATG GAGCTTTGCAAGAAGATGTACGACAAAATTAATGTGATTGATGAAGAGAGATACAACTTAGAATATAAAGTGATCATGGTTTGCAATGAG GTTTTAGACCTAAACATCAAAATAGTTGACCTGAGGGGCAAGTTCAAGAAGCCAGCTCTGAAGAAAGTGCGTATGTCTGCTGATGCTATGCTCCAGGCTCTGCTGGGCTCCAAGCACAAGGTGACCATGGATTTGAGATCCAACCTGAAACAAGTGAAGAAAGATGAGAAGAAAGAG GATAAGGAATTGCGTGACGTTGGTGACTGGCGTAAGAACATTGACGACAAGGCCGGTATGGACGGCAGGAAGAAGATGTTTCAGGGAGATAATTAG
- the LOC115192712 gene encoding troponin I, fast skeletal muscle-like: MSEKKMSSSRRHYLKSLMLSIAKGLLEDEAKEKEQERIRWMAENCPPLSLPGGTQQLQEFLKELHHKIDVIDEERYDLESKVNKATKEIEDLNIKVIDLKGKFKKPTLRKVRMSADAMLQALLGSKHKVSMDLRSNLKQVKKEVKEEDKELRNVGDWRQNIEDKSGMDGRKKMFESEG; the protein is encoded by the exons ATGTCGGA GAAAAAGATGTCTTCGAGTCGGAGGCATTACCTGAAG AGCTTGATGCTCTCCATTGCTAAAGGCTTACTGGAAGACGAGGCAaaggagaaagagcaagagagaataAGATGGATGGCGGAGAACTGCCCTCCCCTGTCCCTGCCAGGGGGTACTCAACAGTTACAG GAGTTCTTGAAAGAGCTGCATCATAAGATTGACGTGATAGATGAGGAGAGATATGACCTGGAGAGCAAAGTGAACAAAGCCACTAAGGAG ATTGAAGATTTGAACATTAAAGTTATTGACTTGAAAGGCAAGTTCAAGAAGCCAACTTTGAGGAAAGTACGTATGTCTGCTGATGCTATGCTCCAAGCTCTGCTGGGCTCCAAGCACAAGGTGTCTATGGATCTGAGATCCAACCTGAAACAAGTAAAGAAGGAGGTCAAAGAGGAG GATAAGGAACTGCGTAATGTTGGAGACTGGCGTCAGAACATTGAAGACAAGTCCGGAATGGACGGGAGAAAGAAGATGTTTGAGTCCGAGGGTTAA